A genomic window from Syntrophorhabdaceae bacterium includes:
- a CDS encoding universal stress protein, translating to MMEDVKRILVINRSTEDCKKAVHYGISLARTCGAQLSVLHTMYDPFGLKGGVLYIPYLKGLEDEYRAMVQKVKSDLAAIIQKERAEGMAIKEMTEDVEPVHEIVKIVETEKIDLLIMAAHNETRIEHIVYGRINHEIVRRLPCSVFLVKGE from the coding sequence ATGATGGAAGATGTTAAGCGAATTCTTGTTATAAACAGGTCTACTGAAGACTGCAAAAAGGCTGTCCATTATGGTATTTCTCTTGCCAGAACATGCGGGGCTCAACTCTCGGTACTTCATACCATGTACGACCCCTTCGGCCTCAAGGGCGGCGTGCTTTACATTCCCTACCTCAAGGGTCTGGAGGACGAGTACCGGGCCATGGTGCAGAAGGTCAAAAGTGACCTCGCCGCGATAATACAAAAGGAAAGGGCCGAAGGGATGGCCATCAAAGAGATGACGGAAGATGTCGAACCCGTCCATGAAATCGTGAAGATTGTGGAGACGGAAAAGATAGATCTGCTCATTATGGCCGCCCACAATGAAACCAGGATCGAGCACATCGTCTACGGCCGGATCAATCACGAGATCGTGAGAAGGCTACCCTGTTCCGTCTTCCTTGTGAAGGGAGAATAA